In Microcoleus sp. bin38.metabat.b11b12b14.051, a single genomic region encodes these proteins:
- a CDS encoding Uma2 family endonuclease, giving the protein MVQARTKPLTLDEFLKRPETKPASEFTDGQIIQKPMPQGKHSTIQSDLGGDINRVLKPQRIARAYPELRCTFGGRSTVPDIAVFTWERIPRDENGAVANIFAIAPDWTIEILSPDQSQTKVVRNILHCIACGTQMGWLIDAEEQLVFVYFADRTIAVFEQPDDRIPVPAFAESFSLTVGQMFGWLTQ; this is encoded by the coding sequence ATGGTTCAAGCCCGCACTAAACCTTTGACTCTCGATGAATTTCTCAAACGGCCGGAAACCAAACCAGCCAGCGAATTCACCGACGGTCAAATTATCCAAAAACCTATGCCGCAAGGAAAACACAGCACGATTCAAAGCGATTTGGGTGGTGACATCAACCGGGTACTCAAACCCCAACGCATCGCCCGCGCCTATCCAGAATTGCGCTGTACCTTTGGCGGTCGATCGACTGTACCAGATATTGCAGTCTTTACCTGGGAACGGATTCCCCGCGACGAGAACGGCGCAGTAGCTAACATTTTCGCGATCGCCCCCGACTGGACAATCGAAATTCTTTCCCCCGACCAAAGTCAAACCAAAGTCGTCCGCAACATTCTTCACTGTATCGCCTGCGGAACTCAGATGGGCTGGCTGATTGACGCGGAAGAACAACTGGTATTTGTCTATTTTGCCGATCGCACGATAGCAGTTTTTGAACAACCGGACGATCGCATCCCCGTTCCCGCCTTTGCTGAATCCTTTAGTCTCACCGTCGGTCAAATGTTCGGTTGGCTGACCCAGTAG
- the ileS gene encoding isoleucine--tRNA ligase encodes MEAKSYKDTVNLPKTKFDMRANAVKREPELQQFWADQDIYDRLSQDNPGDLFILHDGPPYANGQLHIGHALNKILKDFINRYQMLRGKKVRYVPGWDCHGLPIELKVLQNMKSDDRLNLTPIDLRRKAAAFAQQTMEQQRASFQRYGVWGDWEKPYLTLKPEYEAAQIGVFGEMVLKGYIFRGFKPVHWSPSSKTALAEAELEYPEGHVSRSIYVGFHVRNLSKSLQTKLKRYMPSLWAAIWTTTPWTIPANLAIAVNPELMYAVVEPPANSHIAQQFMLVAVDAVDRLSATFNTELKILATFPGKDLEGSTYKHPLFDRESPIVAGGDYITADSGTGLVHTAPGHGQEDFIVGKRCGLPVLTPVDENGNFTAEAGVFAGLNVLGNGNAAVIDALAEVNCLIKEEAYPHSYPYDWRTKKPTIFRATEQWFASVEGFRDEALKAIAGVNWIPAQGENRITAMVSDRSDWCISRQRTWGVPIPVFYDEETNEPLLNAETIAHVQAIFADKGSDAWWEMSIAELLPESYRNNGRTYRKGTDTMDVWFDSGSSWAAVAKGRSELNYPADIYLEGSDQHRGWFQSSLLTSVATNGVAPYKTVLTHGFVLDEKGRKMSKSEGNVVDPALVIKEYGADVLRLWVSSVDYSADVPLGKNILKQQSDVYRKIRNTAKFLLGNLHDFDPAKDAVAYEDLPELDRYMLHRMGEVFAEVQDAFDSFQFSRFFQTVQNFCTVDLSNFYLDIAKDRLYISATDSPRRRSCQTVIAIAVENLARAIAPVLCHMAEDIWQYLPYQTPYQSVFEAGWVQLDASWHNPELATRWQYLRQVRAEVNKVLEQARTQKAIGSSLEAKVLLYVPDVAKREQLQAFNPSSEELMDYVRSQNAAIELAAEEKAKAVQDKQEAQAASVAKVLTEKTVHVEEETIANDGDAPSEIVEYSTPEASALDLQQMLDKSAQFVADLPNYAGKFFTEYQTVWVALGLLASVAITGRVTLAVLDTMNQIPVLGGLFEVIGILFTMWFAFRHLLFAESRQKMAQTIDSMTADVFGKSTALVLVETQAIVLSLPVETAIVPVQPIAQTAAAETVFAETPAIPQAELSAIAPKPEIPAEITVRDRSASASNGVDELRYLFITSEVELVESNVVMQELPYSYQSPEMAIGVVKADGEKCDRCWNYSTHVTEAIEHPLICERCVSAVDGKF; translated from the coding sequence ATGGAAGCTAAATCTTACAAAGACACGGTAAATTTGCCCAAAACTAAGTTTGATATGCGCGCCAACGCCGTCAAGCGCGAACCGGAATTGCAACAATTTTGGGCAGATCAAGATATCTACGATCGCCTTTCCCAGGATAACCCAGGCGATTTGTTCATCCTCCACGACGGGCCGCCCTACGCTAACGGACAACTCCACATTGGCCACGCCCTTAACAAAATCCTCAAGGATTTTATCAACCGCTATCAAATGCTGCGCGGTAAAAAAGTTCGCTATGTTCCTGGTTGGGATTGTCATGGATTGCCGATCGAACTTAAGGTATTGCAGAACATGAAATCGGACGATCGGCTAAATCTTACTCCGATCGATCTCCGCCGTAAAGCCGCCGCCTTCGCACAGCAAACAATGGAGCAGCAGCGCGCATCTTTTCAGCGCTACGGCGTTTGGGGCGACTGGGAAAAACCGTATTTAACTCTGAAACCCGAATACGAAGCAGCACAAATCGGCGTTTTCGGTGAAATGGTGCTCAAAGGCTACATCTTTCGCGGCTTCAAACCCGTGCACTGGAGTCCGAGCTCGAAAACAGCTCTCGCTGAAGCTGAATTGGAATATCCCGAAGGCCACGTTTCGCGCAGCATCTACGTCGGCTTTCACGTGAGAAATTTGTCAAAATCTCTGCAAACAAAGCTCAAGCGCTATATGCCGAGCCTCTGGGCGGCGATTTGGACGACTACTCCTTGGACAATTCCGGCTAACTTGGCGATCGCAGTCAATCCCGAACTGATGTATGCAGTGGTGGAACCGCCGGCAAATTCCCACATCGCACAACAATTTATGTTAGTCGCTGTCGATGCGGTCGATCGACTGTCGGCAACTTTCAACACAGAATTAAAAATCCTGGCTACTTTCCCAGGTAAAGATTTAGAAGGTTCCACCTACAAACATCCGTTGTTCGATCGCGAAAGCCCGATCGTGGCTGGCGGCGACTACATTACCGCTGACTCAGGAACCGGATTGGTGCACACTGCGCCGGGCCACGGACAAGAAGATTTTATCGTTGGGAAACGCTGTGGTTTACCAGTTTTAACGCCCGTTGATGAAAACGGAAATTTCACCGCCGAAGCTGGAGTCTTCGCAGGTTTAAATGTCCTCGGAAATGGCAATGCCGCAGTCATTGATGCCCTTGCCGAAGTAAATTGTTTGATTAAAGAGGAAGCTTATCCTCACTCGTATCCTTACGATTGGCGCACTAAAAAGCCGACGATTTTTCGGGCGACGGAACAGTGGTTTGCGTCGGTTGAAGGGTTCCGGGATGAAGCTTTAAAGGCGATCGCCGGTGTGAATTGGATTCCCGCCCAAGGGGAAAATCGGATTACGGCCATGGTTAGCGATCGATCGGATTGGTGTATTTCTCGCCAGCGGACTTGGGGCGTGCCGATTCCTGTGTTTTATGACGAAGAAACCAACGAACCGCTGTTGAATGCAGAGACGATCGCCCACGTCCAAGCTATCTTTGCAGACAAAGGTTCCGATGCTTGGTGGGAAATGTCGATCGCCGAATTGCTACCGGAATCTTACCGCAACAACGGCCGCACTTACCGCAAGGGAACAGACACGATGGATGTGTGGTTTGACTCGGGTTCTTCCTGGGCGGCAGTTGCAAAAGGGCGATCGGAATTAAACTATCCTGCTGATATCTATTTGGAAGGTTCAGACCAACATCGTGGCTGGTTTCAATCGAGCTTACTCACCAGTGTAGCAACTAACGGCGTTGCTCCTTACAAAACTGTTTTAACTCACGGTTTTGTACTCGATGAAAAAGGTCGCAAGATGAGTAAATCTGAAGGCAATGTCGTCGATCCGGCGTTAGTCATCAAGGAATATGGCGCTGATGTTTTGCGATTGTGGGTGTCTTCGGTAGACTATTCCGCCGATGTGCCTTTGGGCAAAAATATTCTGAAACAACAGTCGGATGTTTACCGCAAGATTCGCAATACAGCTAAGTTTTTGCTGGGCAATTTGCACGACTTCGATCCGGCAAAAGATGCCGTTGCTTACGAAGATTTGCCGGAACTCGATCGCTATATGCTGCACAGAATGGGCGAAGTATTTGCGGAAGTTCAAGATGCTTTTGACAGCTTCCAATTTTCGCGATTCTTCCAAACAGTGCAGAATTTCTGTACCGTGGATTTATCTAATTTTTACTTGGATATTGCCAAAGATCGACTTTACATCAGCGCCACAGATTCACCGCGTCGCCGCAGTTGTCAGACAGTGATTGCGATCGCCGTCGAGAATTTAGCACGGGCGATCGCACCTGTGTTGTGTCACATGGCTGAGGATATTTGGCAGTACCTCCCCTATCAGACTCCCTACCAGTCAGTATTTGAGGCTGGTTGGGTGCAACTCGATGCTTCATGGCACAATCCAGAATTGGCGACTCGCTGGCAATATTTGCGGCAAGTACGCGCGGAAGTTAACAAGGTTTTGGAACAGGCGAGGACTCAAAAGGCGATCGGTTCTTCTTTGGAAGCTAAGGTTTTATTGTACGTTCCCGATGTCGCCAAAAGAGAACAATTGCAAGCTTTCAATCCCAGCAGCGAAGAATTGATGGATTACGTGCGATCGCAAAATGCAGCGATCGAGTTAGCCGCAGAGGAGAAAGCCAAAGCAGTACAAGACAAACAAGAAGCACAAGCAGCAAGTGTTGCCAAAGTCTTGACAGAAAAGACTGTTCATGTAGAAGAAGAAACAATTGCCAATGATGGTGATGCACCTTCCGAGATTGTAGAGTATTCTACCCCGGAAGCATCGGCTTTAGATTTACAGCAAATGTTAGATAAAAGCGCCCAGTTTGTGGCAGATTTACCTAACTATGCAGGCAAATTTTTTACAGAATACCAAACAGTTTGGGTAGCGTTGGGGCTGTTAGCTTCTGTGGCGATAACGGGTAGAGTAACCCTGGCAGTTTTGGATACGATGAATCAAATTCCGGTACTGGGCGGATTGTTTGAAGTCATCGGTATCTTATTTACAATGTGGTTTGCTTTCCGTCACTTGCTGTTTGCAGAAAGCCGTCAAAAAATGGCACAAACAATTGATTCCATGACAGCAGACGTGTTTGGAAAGTCAACGGCGCTGGTACTTGTAGAAACACAGGCGATCGTCCTTTCACTTCCAGTAGAGACAGCCATTGTACCAGTACAGCCGATCGCACAAACAGCCGCAGCCGAAACAGTGTTTGCAGAAACACCTGCAATCCCGCAAGCAGAATTAAGCGCGATCGCACCCAAACCAGAAATTCCGGCTGAAATAACTGTACGCGATCGTTCTGCAAGTGCTAGCAACGGCGTAGACGAACTGCGGTACTTATTTATTACATCAGAAGTCGAACTGGTTGAATCGAACGTAGTGATGCAGGAATTGCCTTACAGTTACCAATCTCCAGAGATGGCGATTGGTGTAGTTAAAGCAGACGGCGAAAAGTGCGATCGATGCTGGAACTATTCTACTCATGTCACAGAGGCGATCGAACATCCGCTAATTTGCGAACGTTGCGTCTCAGCCGTTGACGGCAAATTCTAA
- a CDS encoding XisI protein yields MEKLIKYRQIVQQILMEYGNRKPAHGDIEVETILDTERDHYQIFYVGWDKQTRVHHCSIHIDIKGGKIWLQWNATEDDIAEDLVIAGVPKEDIVWGFQPPFMRKYTGYAVE; encoded by the coding sequence ATGGAAAAACTAATCAAATATCGGCAAATTGTGCAGCAAATATTAATGGAGTACGGCAATCGCAAACCTGCTCACGGAGACATTGAAGTCGAGACCATTCTGGATACAGAACGAGATCATTACCAAATCTTCTATGTGGGCTGGGATAAACAGACTAGGGTGCATCACTGTAGCATTCACATTGATATCAAAGGTGGCAAAATTTGGCTGCAATGGAATGCGACTGAGGATGATATTGCTGAGGATTTAGTAATAGCCGGAGTTCCAAAGGAGGATATTGTTTGGGGATTTCAGCCCCCGTTTATGCGAAAGTATACTGGTTATGCGGTAGAATAG
- a CDS encoding XisH family protein has product MSARDVFHEVVKTALQKEGWHITHDPFPISVGGVDMSIDLGAERLIAAERQGEKIAVEVKSFLAKSSAISEFHRALGQFINYRAALKQKEPDRILYLAVPLITYEEFFQLDFPKARVEENQVNMIVYDAAIEGIVEWKN; this is encoded by the coding sequence ATGTCTGCCAGAGATGTTTTTCATGAAGTTGTCAAAACAGCTTTGCAAAAAGAAGGCTGGCATATTACCCACGATCCGTTTCCGATTAGTGTGGGCGGTGTAGATATGTCGATCGATCTAGGAGCAGAAAGGCTAATTGCAGCAGAAAGACAAGGAGAAAAAATTGCCGTTGAAGTTAAAAGCTTTTTGGCAAAATCGTCAGCAATCTCCGAATTCCACAGAGCTTTGGGCCAGTTCATTAATTACCGAGCTGCACTGAAACAAAAAGAACCCGATCGCATTTTGTACTTGGCTGTGCCATTAATAACTTATGAAGAATTTTTTCAACTAGATTTTCCCAAAGCAAGGGTGGAGGAAAATCAGGTAAATATGATAGTTTACGATGCAGCAATTGAGGGAATTGTAGAATGGAAAAACTAA
- a CDS encoding DUF4926 domain-containing protein produces MVKAIAKLELLDIVTIKEDLPDCNLLAGQVGTIVEVLAPEVYEVDFSDDDGQTYAMLPLHSSQLLKYTVFVGCVALENP; encoded by the coding sequence ATGGTAAAGGCGATCGCCAAATTAGAATTACTCGATATTGTTACCATCAAAGAAGATTTACCCGATTGTAATTTACTTGCCGGTCAAGTCGGTACAATCGTCGAGGTTTTAGCGCCGGAAGTTTACGAAGTTGACTTCAGCGACGACGACGGTCAAACCTATGCTATGCTACCTCTGCACAGCAGCCAACTGCTAAAGTATACAGTATTTGTAGGGTGCGTCGCCCTAGAAAATCCCTAA